One Plasmodium cynomolgi strain B DNA, chromosome 2, whole genome shotgun sequence genomic window carries:
- a CDS encoding hypothetical protein (putative), with product MVSFSLFILTLNFLEYNQLHEQYGPGNAVDAKRRTHRLLDEVQQMHAVGSDKANGLLSINSSPAEGSENSTNDEKEEDEEDPPISVLKYNEKKLESLNRLIKYTKKERETDLDAIKYGKKYNVEDDVAIKYPKKNGKMKPAFQKFTEKGEGEEKYDAIAYSFRERSAQYFAVQYSKENDLQPHNIFNFKKEQKSKLRDIFFKEKDRKKKELENIPIKKKGKEIYKTDYYALPKNLNETILESLGYSLKEKDGFEYPTVMKAISDYPKYTPIPDQLVNRKFKDAFYSLVKDKPKKIPEIKHSIKDYKDKEGKIHFITKENEKQKESNNFAIRKKGAKKSKKKGEPELQQKAKQVDTTISPVSVERKQTYRDPNVIQPTEEETGKPSLRRGVLPVVLQKREEAEEGEEAAEGEEAAEGEEAAEGEEAAEGEEAEEGEEAEEGEEAEEEEEAAEGEEVAEGEVGKEKVAKKPIDLVIIKEKLLKKHDEEEVAEEEVAEGEVAKEKVVKKTVKEVVAEEEVAEGEVSEEVDAEEPEVLEEEVVEEEEVVEEEEAVDEEEAVEEPLKEPSKEPAKGPVVEPKPQYTPIRKDIEWSKVDDLPIDEPPKMYEKEMDYSRKHAVEIGEVKTGMYNFDDILYNIALSFLQELGEAEGSKKRKNVKKSARQATENLVTSYMKQKGKKK from the exons ATGGTTTCTTTCTCCCTGTTCATTTTGACATTGAACTTTTTGGAATAT AACCAACTCCACGAACAGTATGGACCCGGAAATGCAGTGGacgcaaaaagaagaacccACCGATTGCTAGACGAAGTGCAGCAAATGCACGCAGTAGGAAGTGATAAGGCTAATGGATTACTCTCCATTAACTCATCACCAGCAGAGGGTTCAGAAAATTCAACTAATgacgaaaaggaagaagatgaagaagatcCACCCATCTCtgtattaaaatataacgaaaaaaaattagaatcCCTAAATAGGTTaataaaatacacaaaaaaggaaagagaaaCGGATTTAGATGCAATAAagtatgggaaaaaatacaacgtAGAAGATGATGTAGCCATCAAgtacccaaaaaaaaatgggaaaatgaaaCCAGCGTTCCAAAAATTTACTGAGAAGggtgaaggagaagaaaaatatgatgctATTGCTTATTCATTCAGAGAAAGATCAGCACAATACTTTGCAGTCCAATATTCAAAGGAAAACGATTTACAACCACACAACATTTTCAActtcaaaaaagaacaaaaaagtaaattaagGGATATCTTCTTTAAGGAGAAGgaccgcaaaaaaaaagaactagAAAATATacctattaaaaaaaaagggaaagaaatatACAAAACGGATTATTATGCGCTACCAAAAAATCTAAATGAAACAATACTAGAATCCCTAGGGTATTCtctaaaagaaaaagacggGTTCGAATATCCAACCGTGATGAAAGCCATCAGTGATTACCCCAAATATACTCCCATACCAGATCAGCTAGTCAATAGGAAATTTAAGGACGCCTTCTATTCTTTAGTCAAAGATAAGCCGAAAAAAATCCCTGAAATTAAACACAGCATTAAGGATTATAAGgataaagaaggaaaaatccACTTCATCACCAAAGAGAAtgagaaacaaaaagagtCCAATAACTTCGCcattagaaaaaaaggagcgaaGAAATccaaaaagaagggggaacCGGAATTACAACAGAAAGCCAAACAGGTAGACACCACCATCTCCCCTGTTTCTGTAGAAAGGAAACAGACCTATAGAGACCCCAACGTCATCCAGCCAACCGAAGAAGAGACGGGAAAACCTTCCCTACGGAGGGGCGTGCTCCCAGTGGTGCTgcagaaaagggaagaagctgaagagggagaagaagctgctgagggagaagaagctgctgagggagaagaagctgctgagggagaagaagctgctgagggagaagaagctgaagagggagaagaagctgaagagggagaagaagctgaagaggaagaagaagctgcagagggagaagaagtggCCGAGGGAGAGGTaggcaaagaaaaagtggcaaaaaaacCCATCGATCTAGTGATAATCAAAGAAAAACTGTTAAAAAAACACGACGAGGAAGAGGTAGccgaagaagaagtggccGAGGGAGAGGTAGCCAAAGAAaaagtggtaaaaaaaaccGTCAAGGAAGTGGTAGccgaagaagaagtggccGAGGGAGAAGTATCCGAGGAAGTAGATGCAGAAGAACCCGAAGTATTAGAGGAAGAGGTTGtcgaggaagaagaggtcgtcgaggaagaagaagctgtagatgaagaagaagccgTAGAAGAACCCCTAAAGGAGCCCTCGAAGGAACCCGCGAAGGGGCCAGTTGTAGAACCAAAACCCCAATACACACCCATACGCAAAGATATAGAGTGGTCCAAAGTAGACGACTTACCCATAGATGAACCCCCCAAAATGtacgaaaaagaaatggacTACTCCAGGAAGCATGCCGTAGAAATCGGTGAGGTTAAAACAGGCATGTACAACTTTGACGACATCCTATACAACATAgctctttcatttttgcaagaATTAGGAGAAGCCGAgggctcaaaaaaaagaaagaatgtGAAAAAGTCTGCCAGACAGGCCACAGAGAATTTAGTAACAAGCTACAtgaagcaaaaggggaagaagaagtga
- a CDS encoding hypothetical protein (putative), with translation MSTVMLVLNIVALVLVFWQPPCSYDLKHPVNRSSDGCKQTGKRAERVLEAEHTSPFEECGQLFGPEDVEMEDYVTLISTYPVNNVENEEVYTEQPNNVNVNVNVNVNDAEFLELFNRVNTLWNETVENMVNEYITYTDSNHMEISWRDEMWNQRWYKYLESIHSDLNKFINDETLTYETREHIAEDLLYWANDDFKWFLNIVKEEWDHETTSRSEVLVSEV, from the exons atgagcaccGTTATGTTGGTTCTCAATATCGTTGCTCTGGTCCTCGTATTTTGGCAGCCCCCCTGCTCCTATGACTTGAA ACACCCCGTCAACCGCTCCTCGGATGGATGTAAACAAACCGGAAAAAGAGCCGAGCGTGTTCTGGAAGCAGAGCACACGAGTCCATTCGAAGAGTGCGGACAACTATTTGGACCGGAAGACGTAGAAATGGAAGATTATGTAACCCTCATTTCAACCTACCCAGTGAATAACGTAGAAAACGAAGAAGTATACACAGAACAACCGAACAACGTAAATGTAAATGTAAACGTAAACGTAAACGACGCAGAGTTTCTGGAGTTATTTAACAGAGTCAATACCCTATGGAATGAAACAGTGGAAAATATGGTGAACGAATATATCACCTACACGGATAGTAACCATATGGAGATCAGCTGGAGAGATGAAATGTGGAACCAAAGATGGTACAAATATTTAGAAAGCATACATTcagatttaaataaatttataaacgATGAGACTCTTACCTATGAGACCAGAGAACATATAGCTGAAGATTTACTTTACTGGGCTAACGATGATTTCAAGTGGTTCTTAAATATAGTGAAGGAAGAATGGGACCATGAAACGACTAGCCGATCTGAGGTTCTGGTCTCGGAAGtgtga
- a CDS encoding tryptophan-rich antigen (Pv-fam-a;~putative) — translation MEQFRSLQQYVTDPNLVSILREKAQEQIMASMNLSFAFKALANPYQAIEYGNPNSSKDRVEEWKRNAWADWMAQLEDEWKNFNAQIEEEKKAWVEEKEGQWIMLLKHLQNKWLHFNPNIDTEYQIDMLGKSETWDERQWKMWISTEGKQLLELDLKRWFTNNEMIYCKWTIDEWNEWKNEKIKEWITCEWKESEDKYWSKYDDATAQTLPTAEKNQWFKWKERIYREGIEWKNWIAIKQSRYVNSNWNSWSEWKNEKRLEFNEWIEAFVELWIRQKQWLVACKETDNKV, via the exons ATGGAACAATTTAGATCGCTGCAACAGTACGTGACGGACCCCAACctcgtttccattttgagggaAAAGGCGCAAGAGCAGATTATGGCATCTATGAACCTATCCTTTGCCTTTAAAGCGCT GGCGAACCCGTACCAAGCCATCGAGTACGGAAACCCGAATTCCTCGAAAGACAGAGTGGAGGAATGGAAGAGAAACGCCTGGGCAGATTGGATGGCCCAATTAGAAGATGAGTGGAAAAATTTCAATGcacaaattgaagaagagaaaaaggcaTGGGTcgaggaaaaagaaggacaGTGGATAATGCTACTCaaacatttgcaaaataaatggcTACACTTCAACCCCAACATAGATACCGAATATCAAATAGACATGCTAGGCAAATCAGAGACTTGGGATGAGAGACAATGGAAAATGTGGATCTCTACAGAAGGAAAGCAACTCCTAGAGTTAGACCTAAAAAGATGGTTTACTAATAACGAAATGATTTATTGCAAGTGGACTATAGATGAATGgaatgaatggaaaaatgaaaaaatcaaagaatGGATTACTTGCGAGTGGAAAGAAAGTGAAGATAAATACTGGTCCAAGTATGACGATGCCACTGCACAAACCCTACCTAcagcagaaaaaaatcaatggTTTAAATGGAAGGAAAGAATATACAGAGAAGGTATCGAATGGAAAAACTGGATTGCCATTAAGCAGAGCAGATATGTCAATTCCAACTGGAACAGCTGGTccgaatggaaaaatgaaaagcgcTTAGAGTTTAATGAATGGATCGAGGCCTTCGTTGAATTGTGGATTAGACAGAAACAGTGGCTCGT CGCATGTAAGGAAACAGATAACAAGGTGTag
- a CDS encoding hypothetical protein (putative), whose product MRWGDAPYNIMHSQDVPPKHYRHDEGAKKKFTTVGSKKRSPREGCCKSARDNIYLVVAKFFVFVSLAWMLCKLSNCSACITPNEEHHSGNQAHFPSEGRSLSSFGAAYDGSDDSLCSKITDSLCGGSTDSLMSGGIASPLNGSTDSLRSGSSASPLKGSIDTLLSGSSASPLKGSIDTLLSGSSPSPLNESIDSLLSGSSASPLNRSIDSLLSGSSASPLNRSNDSLQRDVIRANQHLTLYYRIANSKKLQKLLDNILRRVKKNKIFRKIMDKAKKIWNSKPMKVVRFVVPFLPMISMIVAAITTLCMGLN is encoded by the exons atgaGATGGGGTGATGCCCCCTACAACATTATGCATTCACAGGATGTGCCTCCTAAGCATTATAGGCACGatgaaggggcaaaaaaaaagttcaccaCTGTAGGTAGCAAGAAAAGAAGTCCGCGTGAAGGATGTTGCAAGTCTGCACGAGACAACATCTACCTCGTCGTagctaaattttttgtttttgtttctttagCATGGATGCTATGCAAGCTCAGCAAT tgctCTGCATGTATAACACCGAATGAGGAACACCATTCGGGGAACCAAGCACATTTTCCATCGGAGGGACGATCACTATCATCATTTGGAGCAGCATATGATGGAAGCGACGATTCTCTGTGCAGTAAGATTACCGACTCGTTGTGTGGTGGAAGTACCGATTCGTTGATGAGTGGAGGTATCGCTTCACCGCTCAACGGAAGTACCGATTCGTTGCGCAGCGGAAGTTCCGCTTCACCGCTCAAGGGAAGCATCGATACGTTGCTGAGTGGAAGTTCCGCTTCACCGCTCAAGGGAAGCATCGATACGTTGCTCAGCGGAAGTTCCCCTTCACCGCTCAACGAAAGCATCGATTCGTTGCTGAGTGGAAGTTCCGCTTCACCACTCAACAGAAGCATCGATTCGTTGCTGAGTGGAAGTTCCGCTTCACCACTCAACAGAAGCAACGACTCGCTGCAGCGCGATGTGATCAGAGCCAATCAACACTTGACACTGTACTACAGAATAGCCAACTCAAAGAAGCTACAGAAGCTGCTTGACAACATATTAAGAAgggtaaagaaaaacaaaattttcagaaaaattatggacAAGGCAAAAAAGATATGGAACAGTAAGCCGATGAAAGTAGTCAGATTTGtagtcccctttttgccaaTGATTTCCATGATAGTGGCTGCAATTACCACGTTGTGCATGGGACTCAAT
- a CDS encoding hypothetical protein (putative) → MEQNLKFIGELSEEIQSTATKVLPDIKGDFNAYKDFMDQVMKNVRVPDGVTTLFVLLSVFAVISLYNITKMVSALRTHTMAKFLVLYLGFYLFAYSGFFRYPKN, encoded by the coding sequence atggagcaaaacTTAAAATTCATCGGAGAATTGTCCGAGGAGATACAAAGCACGGCCACGAAGGTCCTGCCGGACATCAAGGGAGACTTTAATGCGTACAAAGATTTCATGGATCAagtaatgaaaaatgttCGTGTCCCCGATGGCGTTACCACCTTATTTGTTCTACTCTCTGTATTTGCAGTTATTTCTTTATACAATATCACCAAAATGGTTAGTGCGCTCAGAACCCATACAATGGCCAAATTTTTAGTATTATACCTAGGGTTCTACCTGTTTGCGTATAGCGGTTTTTTTAGGTacccaaaaaattaa